One window of the Sulfitobacter alexandrii genome contains the following:
- a CDS encoding energy transducer TonB: protein MGRSDLHIGHYVSGAGHLTVIGWLLLGNFFTSEPPPFEMTEVSVISGSDFDALIAAQQAPDTATEVAQPDAPEVTPEAPEVVAEPDAQVEQPTPEPAEPPAEDPAPEVAEQSLPPQAEVTDTPPTLDEPVGDQAVLVPEVAPEAAPRPVERVAPEPVAQPEPEATPDPVEQEAVAPDETGDAPQETQEATAPEEATTEIVTEATKAPAASPRPPGRRPSAPQIAETPTENPTETPQVAETPAPTETPSPDVDADAIAAAVAAAQEATEAPATPAPSGPPLTAGEKENLRVAVSNCWNVGSLSSEALRTTVVVTVNMAQDATPIISSIQMTGSEGGSAAAAKQAFEAARRAIILCGSKGYQLPAEKYGQWQEIEMTFNPERMRVK from the coding sequence TTGGGCCGCAGCGATCTTCATATCGGCCACTACGTTTCGGGTGCCGGGCACCTTACGGTGATCGGCTGGCTGCTGCTTGGCAACTTCTTCACCTCTGAGCCGCCCCCCTTCGAGATGACGGAGGTCTCGGTGATCTCCGGGTCCGATTTCGACGCCCTGATCGCGGCGCAGCAGGCGCCCGACACGGCGACGGAGGTGGCGCAGCCCGATGCGCCCGAGGTGACGCCGGAAGCCCCCGAGGTGGTGGCGGAACCGGATGCACAGGTGGAGCAACCCACGCCGGAGCCGGCGGAGCCCCCCGCCGAAGACCCCGCGCCCGAAGTGGCCGAGCAGTCCCTGCCGCCCCAGGCGGAAGTCACGGATACCCCGCCGACGCTGGACGAACCCGTGGGCGACCAGGCCGTTCTCGTGCCCGAGGTCGCGCCCGAAGCCGCCCCGCGCCCGGTCGAGCGTGTCGCGCCGGAACCTGTCGCGCAGCCCGAGCCCGAGGCGACGCCGGACCCGGTGGAGCAGGAGGCCGTGGCCCCGGATGAAACCGGGGACGCCCCGCAGGAAACGCAGGAAGCGACCGCGCCCGAGGAAGCGACGACCGAGATCGTGACCGAAGCCACGAAGGCGCCCGCCGCATCGCCGCGACCGCCCGGACGGCGCCCCTCCGCGCCGCAGATCGCGGAAACACCGACCGAGAATCCGACGGAAACGCCACAAGTGGCCGAGACCCCGGCCCCGACCGAGACTCCCAGCCCGGATGTGGATGCCGATGCCATCGCCGCCGCTGTTGCCGCCGCGCAGGAGGCCACCGAGGCCCCCGCGACGCCCGCGCCCAGCGGCCCGCCGCTGACGGCCGGGGAAAAGGAGAACCTGCGTGTCGCGGTGTCCAACTGCTGGAACGTGGGGTCCTTGTCGTCCGAGGCGTTGCGCACGACCGTCGTGGTCACCGTCAACATGGCGCAGGATGCCACGCCGATCATCTCGTCCATCCAGATGACGGGGAGCGAAGGCGGATCGGCCGCGGCCGCCAAGCAGGCCTTCGAGGCCGCGCGCCGCGCGATCATCCTGTGCGGATCGAAGGGATACCAGCTGCCGGCGGAGAAATATGGCCAGTGGCAGGAGATCGAGATGACTTTCAACCCCGAGAGGATGCGGGTGAAATGA
- the tolR gene encoding protein TolR, producing the protein MGAGVIRKQGGGRGRRRGRAQPMSEINVTPFVDVMLVLLIIFMVAAPLLTVGVPVELPKTAAGALPAEQEEPLTVTVSANGAVQIQTTEVARDQLVTRLRGIATERASDRVYLRADGAVPYATVMEVMGALNAGGFSNIGLVTDIGGPSLDDAGTE; encoded by the coding sequence ATGGGCGCGGGTGTCATCAGGAAACAGGGCGGCGGCCGCGGTCGCCGTCGCGGGCGGGCGCAGCCCATGTCCGAGATCAACGTCACGCCCTTCGTGGACGTGATGCTGGTGCTGCTCATCATCTTCATGGTCGCCGCGCCGCTGCTGACGGTCGGCGTGCCGGTCGAGTTGCCCAAGACCGCCGCGGGTGCCTTGCCCGCCGAGCAGGAGGAGCCGCTGACCGTGACCGTCAGTGCCAATGGCGCGGTGCAGATCCAGACCACCGAGGTCGCGCGCGACCAGCTTGTGACGCGCCTGCGCGGCATCGCGACCGAACGCGCCAGCGATCGGGTCTACCTGCGCGCCGACGGTGCGGTGCCCTACGCCACCGTGATGGAGGTCATGGGCGCGCTCAACGCCGGCGGGTTCTCGAACATCGGGCTTGTTACCGACATCGGCGGCCCGTCGCTTGACGACGCGGGGACGGAGTGA
- the tolQ gene encoding protein TolQ, translated as MEAETLALAQEIDFSVWALFARATLTVKLVMIILIIASFWSWSIIVQKLLQYRRARSEQVAFDRAFWSGEPLDGLYDQIGPDPSGPSEKIFAAGMTEWQRSHRDDGGLIPGATARIDRSMDVAIAKEAERLQSGLTVLATVGSSAPFIGLFGTVIGIMNAFVEIAAQQNTNLAVVAPGIAEALLATGLGLLAAIPAVIFYNKLNADSEHIIGAHEAFSDEFATILSRQLDS; from the coding sequence ATGGAAGCAGAAACGCTGGCATTGGCGCAGGAGATTGATTTCTCCGTGTGGGCACTTTTCGCGCGGGCGACGCTGACGGTGAAGCTGGTGATGATCATTCTCATCATCGCGTCGTTCTGGTCATGGTCGATCATCGTGCAGAAGTTGCTGCAGTACCGCCGTGCGCGATCCGAGCAGGTGGCCTTCGACCGGGCGTTCTGGTCGGGAGAGCCGCTGGACGGGCTCTATGACCAGATCGGCCCCGATCCGAGCGGGCCGTCGGAGAAGATTTTCGCGGCGGGCATGACGGAATGGCAGCGGTCGCACCGGGACGACGGCGGGCTGATCCCCGGCGCCACGGCGCGCATCGACCGGTCCATGGACGTGGCCATCGCGAAGGAGGCCGAACGCCTGCAAAGCGGGCTGACCGTGCTGGCGACGGTCGGCTCCTCGGCGCCGTTCATCGGTCTCTTCGGGACGGTCATCGGCATCATGAACGCCTTTGTCGAGATCGCGGCGCAGCAAAACACGAACCTTGCCGTCGTGGCGCCCGGCATCGCCGAGGCGTTGCTGGCCACGGGGCTTGGCCTTCTTGCCGCGATCCCGGCGGTGATCTTCTACAACAAGCTCAATGCCGACAGCGAGCACATCATCGGCGCGCACGAGGCGTTCTCGGACGAATTCGCGACCATCCTGTCGCGCCAGCTGGACAGCTGA
- a CDS encoding YbgC/FadM family acyl-CoA thioesterase: MSHVFPVRIFYEDTDMAGIVYYANYLRYIERARSDIVEQIGLDQREMRAQGIVFVVTRVEADYLGTAGFGDRLEVRTTHFAKGATRWVFHQDVCREGKVIFRAVVTAVCMTTDGKPTRLPAKLRSLPKDAAG; encoded by the coding sequence ATGAGCCATGTCTTCCCGGTCCGCATCTTCTACGAAGACACCGACATGGCGGGCATCGTCTATTACGCCAACTACCTGCGCTACATCGAGCGGGCCCGCTCCGACATCGTCGAGCAGATCGGGCTCGACCAGCGGGAGATGCGCGCGCAGGGGATCGTGTTCGTCGTCACGCGGGTGGAGGCGGATTATCTCGGGACAGCGGGTTTCGGCGACCGGCTGGAGGTGCGCACGACCCATTTCGCCAAGGGCGCGACGCGTTGGGTCTTTCACCAGGATGTCTGCCGCGAGGGAAAGGTGATCTTTCGCGCGGTGGTCACGGCCGTCTGCATGACGACCGACGGAAAACCCACGCGGTTGCCAGCAAAACTTCGCTCACTGCCAAAGGATGCGGCGGGTTGA